From the Antennarius striatus isolate MH-2024 chromosome 15, ASM4005453v1, whole genome shotgun sequence genome, the window attggctgacagcatccgttccgtgagtctcggactaaagtgagacacaaaagtgctttaaacagtcgataagaatgtgggaaaagataatacagacaGGAGGCggtttaatatcggtatggggtcataaacctttaaattaccataagtaataaaatagtttgtcattctatcgcagaatttgttaatcgtgtgtggttcctggaacgcattaactgtgaggaacgagggcgcactgtactgttGGTCCTTACAGAACAATTCCTCTTTGGAGCTAATGACGGTGATTTTGAACACAGACAACAGGCTTTAAGTTTGATGTGGATACAGACGCAAAGCACCTCATTGATAGCACAAATGCCACTGAGCTGAGAGTAATGTTTGAATAACCTGCTCTTCTTCACGACAAAGACGAGCACAGAGTTTGTGTCAGAACTCAGTGAATGTTTATTAACAGGGAGGACCAGAAAATAGATTCACACTGATCAGggagaaaacaagcaaaccCCATTAATcattaaagttatttaaaaaaacgtgACAATTGATGAAGTTagaaatgaggtcaaatattGACCAATTATTTATCATACTAATCAtacaaaatgtgataaaaaaaagttaaagatgaccatttacaacatcaaaaaGCAATAAGCCATGTATTTGTTccgttgtgttttattttcctcacagTTGATTGGTTCTTCGAACTGTAAGCGATAAGGCACTGTGGGAGCTTACTGGTTGGTGAACAGAGGTAGGAGGTGGGAccaggaaaggaggaggaggaggaggaggggaacaCCTTGATGAAGCCATGAGTGGGGAGGAGGTGGGAGTGTCGCAGGTGGACGATGGTGTCAAGGGTCCCGGGGTACTTCGACTCAGGGGGTGGGGCGTCCGGTGTGGTTTGGTAGTGAGGGACAGTGGCTGCAGCTGCTCACCGTACGGAGACGTGTGCCCGCCGGACgaggagtgtgtgtgctcaGTATGTGTCGGCGCCGGAGCTGCCGGCGAGGCCAAAGCGGTTGTGGGCGTGGCCGGGGAATCCAGCGAGGATGCTGGGCTGGCctgggacaggtgtgtgtgcgtcaggTGAGAGGTGGTGTGCGACTGCATCAGGTGGGAACGGGAGAAGTGAGCATGAGGCGACTCCTCCGGCTGGATGCAAGGTCTCTTCAGCTGCAAGGGGAGACCCTCCGGAGGAACTGGGAAACAAAAGCACATATTGGTCAGTttggactggggggggggatatCTGTTGCTCCAGCGTGTGACTTCAGACAACATGCAGGCATTTTCAATCAGTcaatgaagttttatttataaagcacttaatcatggcaacagacatttcaaagcgctttaacagacagaaaaccccACATTTTGTAAGCGTAACACATGGCAATGCCGCATGACGTCCGTGTTACATGACCTGTCTAACATGTTAGAATGGTAAGGAGCACCTGTGCCTCACACGCTGTCCTCATTTTGAAGAGAGAGGCTGCTAATAGTGGAAGAACTTTAACACAGCCAGCTCAAGGTAGGACAGGTGGACCGTTTGGATGGAACACGACAATTTGTGTGTAAAAAGAGCTAGCAGCTAGTAGCTGTTAGCAACTAACTCACAGAAGGAAAAAATGACCTCAGCAGTGAAGGCAAACACTATCAAGGAGATATAATGCTAAATATGATCATCGTTCGATAATTTCATTATGTATGAAATGATGCACATGTGGATTATGGGATGGATGTTAATACCAGGTCCTTACGAGGCTCTGATTTTTTTACCTTCGATCTGAGTgtcactcttcatcctctttctcttcttcttcttcccctacacaaaaacaaacacgtttAACCTTCGCCAGCAGGTGGAGACCTCTCACTGTTGACTGTTTCATGAGCAGCGACGCCTCAATGCTTGCGAGCAGCTGAACTCACGTAGTTGTCTCTGGCCGACCAGCCAGGGTAAAGTTTGGAGTGGACGAGTCTTTCCTTACGAGCCAGTTCGTAGTATTTGGCTTGTTCGTCCTTGGTGAGAGAATGCCACTGTGGACGGAAACCATGACGATGAGTTGACGGCTCAGTTTCTGAATTATTACAAATAAAGTGCAGATATTTCAGAGCATTTAGCTGAACCCAAGTAACTGTTTGTGGGGAAGTTTAGAGAGAAGATTTAAGATATACAACAGCTGATGTCgttttcataaatgtttaacttTATTCTAGTAAATTTATAACTGAAATCTCATGACTTTTGATATTTTGGATTTTATATTTGGATTTATATTTAACTGTTTATACTTCCAGTATATTTCCAGATAAAATATTCTATAtttctcattaaaaatacatttgatttaCTTGACATTTGGcctaactttttttaaaaattctctgAATCTTGACATGTTGCTGCACTTTTTTGACAAGCCCAACTAACTTAAATATTATAACATTTTTGTGATAATTCAACTTTTTACTTGcattttatttgcttattttaaTTCCTTTATGGAGGAATCAAATATTTAGtctcaaaatgttaaaaaaatattcttttcaaaataatactAACTTGTCACTTTTCTTGTTAAGCTGGTTACTCTTTCTCTATTCGGTGGGGAGTTGCAGACTTACCCTTTGTCCCAGTATTTGGTTGATGGTGGCGCTCTCTTTCACTTTGCACTGAGCCACCACTTTGGGCCTCTCCTCCCTCATGTACAACATGAATGCGTTCAGCGGCTTCTTGATATGTGGCTTTTTctcatcttctttttccttctggACATCAGCTGAATTCCTGCAGAGTAAAGGAAGGTGTTGCTTCAGTCTAGAGAAGCAAACACACTGGAATAATCTTTCAGTCGCTTTTGTTACCCTGgctgactgctgctgctgcctccggGTTCCTGCTTCACGGTTGCAGAGGCGATGGCCGGCTGCTGGGGGACGGATGATTGGGATGTCTGCACCAAACGTGGAGAGAAGCTTCCCGACATTAGGCTGGAATCCAAACACAAAGTCACAGATCAGGCACTGGTGGCAGTGATGCTCGCCACACTCCAGTGGGAGatattaccaaaaaaaaaagtatgtccTTTTCTGGCAAAGTTACAACAAGCTTAAAATTgtacatttcatattttctgtctTGACTTGCTTTTGAATCACGGCACTCACCTCGACATGGAGGCGTTCATGGCAAGGGCGGCAGGGGAGAACCCTCCAGCAATGGGGTACATCGGCTGTCCCTGCCTacaaacagagacaaaaatTCAGACGGCCTGCAGTCACATGACGACCGAGAGACTGAGGCCCCATCCACATGTAGCCgggtttttttgaaaacatatCTTTTTTTACACCCGCAT encodes:
- the LOC137608673 gene encoding transcription factor 7-like 1-B is translated as MPQLNGGDDLGANDELIAFKDEGEREEKRNVSSERDLDDVKSSLVNESETNSSSDSEADRRSKPDPDVESRTRRCRLVEEALRRRQDGGLLPPSPYVGYPFFMIPDLGNLCSPYLPNGALATSSGTYLPFQWPLLDVPGRAAVRDSATPTHLSNNVQVVHHPHMTHLHPLLSYSPEAFSPQRASPGFSPDAGISRSPHTPCYPVSPGGVAQIAHPLGWLQGQPMYPIAGGFSPAALAMNASMSSLMSGSFSPRLVQTSQSSVPQQPAIASATVKQEPGGSSSSQPGNSADVQKEKEDEKKPHIKKPLNAFMLYMREERPKVVAQCKVKESATINQILGQRWHSLTKDEQAKYYELARKERLVHSKLYPGWSARDNYGKKKKRKRMKSDTQIEVPPEGLPLQLKRPCIQPEESPHAHFSRSHLMQSHTTSHLTHTHLSQASPASSLDSPATPTTALASPAAPAPTHTEHTHSSSGGHTSPYGEQLQPLSLTTKPHRTPHPLSRSTPGPLTPSSTCDTPTSSPLMASSRCSPPPPPPPFLVPPPTSVHQPVSSHSALSLTVRRTNQL